Genomic DNA from Kiritimatiellia bacterium:
AAGGCCGGCCCCGCCCCGGGCGGCCCCGGCCCGCTGGAGGCCATTTTGGTCCATGCTACCACAACCGCGGGTTTATTCAACCCGACCCGGACCGCGGAGGCCTCGCGGGCCTCCCGCCGCTCGGGGCGGCGGGGCCCGCCTGGATACCATCCGCACGGCCGTCTTTGCGCGCCGGGCGCCCGCGCCCCGCCGCTACCGGGCGGAACTCCGCGCCGGCGCCGCACGATCCGGCCGCACGGGCGCCTTCTTCTCTTCGTCGGCCGCTTCGTCCGTCGACTGGCTCGGGCCGCCGAGGAACATCACCCGCTGGGCCCGGACTCTCAACTTCGACCGCTTTTCACCCTCCTCCGTCTTCCACTGGTCGAACTGGAGCTTCCCCTCGACCATGACCGGCACGCCCTTGGTCAGGTACTGCGCGCAGCTCTCCGCCTGCCGCCCCCAGACGGCCACGTCGACGAAGCACACGGACTGCACCGCCTGCCCATCCTTGCCTTTGTACTGCTCGTTGATCGCCATGCCCAGGTCCATCACGGACTCCCCGGATTTCGTGCGCCGAATCTCCGGATCGCGCGTTACGTTGCCCGCCAGGATCACACTGTTGACCGCCACCATGACCGTGTCTCCTTCCATGTGTTGCCTTTTTTCATCCGGCCGGCGCTCACGGTCGCCGGCTTCACACATAAGAAAGGAGCGAGGATCCCCGCATTCCACGGATTTTAAAAAAAACTCATAGCGCGAAAGTGCAAGGGATTAAAGTTCCGGGCGGGCGGAAGCGGGGTAATGATCAGTGCGGGATTCGGCGCAGCGCTAGAATCAACTCTTCCCGCGCTTCCCTTTCCGGCCGGGCATCTTGTATGGCTTGCGGGGCTCGGCGGCCAGGGGAAGCTCATCGGGTTGAACGGCGGGGAACTCGCCGCCCGCGCCGGCCTGCTCGAAAAAAGAGGCGGCCACTCCATCCATCCATGCGCGTTCCTCATCCCGGTATTCGTGCCGCGGATCGAGGGGGTGAATCACGGGCGGGCCCGTCCGGTCCGCCCCGCCGGCGGACATCGCCGCACCGCCCTTTAAGGCATCGAAGACGGCCAGCGCCTCCGACGCTTCGGGGCCCGGCAATTCATCCACGAACCAGCTGCGCCCCAAGCTGGCCGCGGGCAGAAGCCTGGCGTTCCAAAGGCAGAGCACGCGGAGGGGGCTTTCGCTGCGCGGGGTCCGCCACTCGCCCGGCAGGGCCGGCACGGAAAACCGAGAGAAGGGCGCCGCCAGGAACAGGCCCGGCCGCGCTTCCCGCAGCACAGCCAGGTAACACAACCGCGCGGACGTCGCCTCCGCCTGCGGGTGCATGAGCCGCACCTGGCCGGCGGCCGCAGGTGGACCCGCCTCCAAGAAAGCTCCCGGAGCCGCCGGCTCCGCCTCTTCCGGGTCGTCGCGCAGGGCCAGGTCCACGGACCTCTCCCGCAGCCATTGCCGCAATCGGCGCGTTCGCTCCGTTTCCGGCGCCACGGCTTTAATGCAGGGAAGTTTCTTCATAAGTCATCGCCAGGGTAAGAAGTTCCGCGCAGCGCGGTTCGCTTTGGGCCCACCCCTGGACCCGTTGGTGGAGCGCCTCGAGCGTCAGCACGGCCAGGAGGCGTAGCGATTCCAGAGGATCCTCCGGGTATTGTTTCTTCAAATCGGCGCCCAAGGTTTCCACGAGGCTTTTCAACGCCGCAAAGGCCTTGCTCTTGCGGCACCCGGCGGCCTGTTCGACCAGCGGATGGTTCAGCGGCAGCCCCAGGTGCCTGGCGAGGAGAATGACACGATCCCGCGCCCCCAGCGCGGCGAACCACTCCTCGGCATATTCGCGAGCCAGGGCTTCATACTCGCGGCGCGCGACTTCGTCCGACGGGCTCACCATATCCGGCAGCAGATCCTCCAGGGTCAGGGTCCCGGTTCCGTCCGGCGTAAACGGGCTGGACAGAGAGACCTGCCGGACCGGGGCGGTCTCCCGTATAAGAAACTCGCGAGCGGCCTCGCGCATCAACAGCACCGCGCCGCCAGCCACAGCACGCATGGGGGACGGCGAGTCGGGCGGGACACGGCCAAATAGCCAGTCCTTGTAACGCTTTCCGTCCCGGTTTTGACGGGCCGTCATATGGGTCTCCAGCAAGTGCCAGCTGTCCCGCGCGCTCAACATCGCGCCTTCCGCCGGCGTGTTCGTCCGGAAGGCGTAACGGCGGATGAAGCGCCGGAAATGAAACTCCGCGAAGCCCATGAGCGCCTGCTTCACGGCCGCCGGGCAAAGCCCCAGAGCGCAGAGGGCGCGCCACTCTCCCCACGCCGCCGCATCCAGCCACTCGGGATGTTCACGCTCCGTCCAGGCGGCCAGTTGCGACGCGGGATGCTCCCGAGTTCCTGCGGATCCCGCCTGACGCGGGGAAACCGTCTTTTGCCGCTTTCGGGCCGATCCGCTGCCTTCTTTCTTCATGTCCCTCCCCGGCTTCGGCATCCGGTCTGCACGATCCCGGAGCTGCGGGCTCACCATAAGAAAGGTAGAGGGCCCCGGAAATTCCACAAGAAAAAAGGACCCACCCCGGCCGACGCCCAGAAAAAGGTTGATGTTGGCCCGGATATTCGTTTCCATCTCCTGAACACAACCTACATTCTGGAGGAGGCGCATATGGCGGCATCAGGCAAAATGATCGGTATCGTGGCTGGCGCGGTGGTGGTGCTCCTGCTGGTGGCCTGCGGGGGCCTGGTCTTTCTGAACCAGCAGCAGGCCCAACGGGCGGCCGGGCTGGAGGACGCCGTTCTCAAGACCGCCGCGGCCGCGGGCATCGAGGATCTGACACCCGAAGGCCTGAAGGATGCCGCCGCGCTGCAACGCGTACAGGACACGGTCCAGGCCCAGCGCCAGGAACTGGGCACGACCAAGGAGGCCCTGACGACGGCCGGCACCGAGGCGGCGAACGCCAAGGCGGAAGCCGCGGCGCAGGTCCAGAAGGCGCAGGAACAAGCGGCCAGGGTGACCGAGCTGACGGAGCAAATGGCCGCGAAGGACACTGAACTTTCCACGGCCAAGGCCGCGGCGGCGAAGGCCGAACAGGAGAAAACAGCGCTCCAGCAGGAAACCGCCAAGCTGAAAGCCGATGCGGAAGCCGCGCAGAAGAAGCTCGCGGAAATCGAGGCCGCCGCCGCGCCTGCCGCGACCGGGGGCGAAGGCGAGGCGGCCGTCGAAGTCGCGGGCGCCGCGGAGGAACCCGCGGTCGCCGCCGAGGCGGCGGAAGAACCCGCGGAGGAACCGGAACCCGCGGGCCGCGACATCGGGAAATCCGAGATGTTCCGCAGCATCAAGTACACCGCCGCCGACCAGGTGCTCGTGCTGAAACTGGCCGACGGGCAGAAGCTGACCTACAAGGACGTCCCCGAGACCGTCTACGGGGGGATGCTCAACTCCACGGACATCGACAAGTATTACCGCTTCAAGATCCAGGGCGTCTTCTCCAGTACCCCGGAAGACAAGCAGGCCATCCGCGACTTCTGGCGCAACATCAATAACAGGCCCGTCCGCGGCGATCTCAAGGTCATCGAATAGCGACGGCGCCGGACCGCCGGCACTCGGCGGGCGAGTGGCGGAACTGGCAGACGCGCAGGACGTAGGAACGCCTGGGCTGCTTTCTGGTTTCCCGGCGTTTATGCGGTTTACCTTGTTACTGCAAGTGTTTCCAAAGGTTCCATACGGGGCCATAGTGGCCATGGAACATCCATAATGGGTCTAGTTTTGTTACCAGTTTGTGACCGAG
This window encodes:
- the ssb gene encoding single-stranded DNA-binding protein — encoded protein: MEGDTVMVAVNSVILAGNVTRDPEIRRTKSGESVMDLGMAINEQYKGKDGQAVQSVCFVDVAVWGRQAESCAQYLTKGVPVMVEGKLQFDQWKTEEGEKRSKLRVRAQRVMFLGGPSQSTDEAADEEKKAPVRPDRAAPARSSAR
- a CDS encoding KTSC domain-containing protein — translated: MAASGKMIGIVAGAVVVLLLVACGGLVFLNQQQAQRAAGLEDAVLKTAAAAGIEDLTPEGLKDAAALQRVQDTVQAQRQELGTTKEALTTAGTEAANAKAEAAAQVQKAQEQAARVTELTEQMAAKDTELSTAKAAAAKAEQEKTALQQETAKLKADAEAAQKKLAEIEAAAAPAATGGEGEAAVEVAGAAEEPAVAAEAAEEPAEEPEPAGRDIGKSEMFRSIKYTAADQVLVLKLADGQKLTYKDVPETVYGGMLNSTDIDKYYRFKIQGVFSSTPEDKQAIRDFWRNINNRPVRGDLKVIE